One stretch of Rhipicephalus sanguineus isolate Rsan-2018 chromosome 10, BIME_Rsan_1.4, whole genome shotgun sequence DNA includes these proteins:
- the LOC119372147 gene encoding uncharacterized protein LOC119372147 → MKRAGWLFRGKEHERVPVSVPCPVRPPGRRKSSSRRLFGVRCHLHRFYADCPEGSHGGRSGCGSGCGSGSHYGGGAASRRRAARRAARVAWSASLWVGSFLFLFGVVALGLGYAAPANLVRRPHPWRLAGLCMFCSGGSLLAAALMLAALCPRWQDDEPYAPVVGESREAQEDEEDDLRVPVTEKITAVQPLRD, encoded by the exons atgaaacgcgccggctggCTCTTTCGGGGGAAGGAGCATGAACGGGTGCCG GTGAGCGTCCCTTGCCCCGTGCGGCCTCCCGGTCGTCGAAAATCGAGCAGCCGGCGTCTGTTCGGCGTCCGCTGCCACCTGCACCGCTTCTACGCCGACTGCCCCGAGGGATCGCACGGGGGGCGCTCAGGCTGCGGCTCCGGCTGCGGCTCCGGTTCCCACTACGGCGGCGGCGCCGCGTCTCGGCGCCGCGCGGCCAGGCGTGCGGCCCGGGTCGCCTGGTCCGCCTCCCTGTGGGTCGGCTCCTTCCTCTTCCTGTTCGGGGTCGTGGCTCTGGGCCTGGGCTACGCCGCCCCGGCCAACCTGGTGAGGAGGCCGCACCCGTGGCGGCTCGCGGGTCTCTGCATGTTCTGCAGCGGAGGCTCTCTCCTGGCCGCCGCCCTGATGTTGGCGGCGCTATGTCCTCGCTGGCAGGACGACGAACCGTACGCTCCCGTCGTGGGTGAATCCAGGGAGGCCCAGGAAGACGAAGAGGACGACCTCAGGGTTCCCGTCACCGAGAAGATCACCGCCGTGCAGCCCCTCAGGGACTGA